The sequence below is a genomic window from Equus caballus isolate H_3958 breed thoroughbred chromosome 11, TB-T2T, whole genome shotgun sequence.
TATTGTTGGTggttgggtggggggggggcccTGTGGCCAGCAGGGTAGCAAAGGTCCACAGGTGCAAGGCAGCAAGACAGGGCATTTCTGGGGGCAGTGCCACAGTGCTGGATGAAGTTCTGGTGGCTTGGGAGGGTTTCTAGTGATGTGGCCTGATGTCTGATGATGTCACCCGATTTCTAACGATGTCACCAGGGCTTCTGACAACGTGGCCTTGGTTCCCAGTGGTGCTGGAAGGCATTGCTAAGGCCCAGGGGCATCATCTCATGTTGAATGCTGTCGCAGGAGTTTCCTGTGATGCCCCTGGGGCAGCAAGCGGCCCGACGTTTGCTGAGGATGGCCCCAGGGCTCTGGTGGGTTGACCTTTCTGTGCTCTGGGAGCAGACTCCTCTCAGAGGGACCCATGTGCTGCTTTAAATTTCCCGTCTCCCCATTTCCACGCCATGCTCAGCCTATTCTCCAGGGGCCCTGTGGCCCAGCCTGGTACTATCAGTTATTGTCCGTCGTCCCGTGGCCCAGACTGCTCTCAGGTCTAGAACTGCTGCCCAGCCTGCGGTTGGGGGGGCCTCCCAGGTTCTCAGTACCAGCTGCTCCTGGGGGTACAACGTGTGGGAAGGAGCTGGTCCCTCTGCAGACGGGGCGGCCGGCTGAGCCTGGTAATCATCTTCCCAACCATAGATCTCGGGGGCTGCTCCCTGGCCCTCCAGCTCAGACTGCCGTGGACTGCTTGATGCTGTGAAAGCTGACacgggtgggggaggtggggatggaCATGGCGCGGGCCACCCGGGCACGGATGGAGTGCTTGTCCTGCCATCGGTGCCACCTCTTCCGGATGGCAGAGCGGACCTGTGGGCGCAGAGCAGAGCATAAGGTCTGAGCCTGGGTCTCaggaccctcctccctcccctagGGCTGCCGCAAGCAGCTATACAGGTAAGCAGCTGCACAGGAGAGCAGCTGCACAGGTGAGCAGCGGGACAGGTGAGCAGTATACAGGTGTGAGGTGCATAGGGGGCCACATAGGAGGCGGCGACATTCACATCATCAACATTATTGATTTGCATATCTGTTGGGACAATTTTCTCAAGTGTTCTGAGGTAGGGGtgctttttttaaatccacacaaaagtgccacagggcctttgccgTGAAGAACCCCTACCCTCAGCCCACAAGAATCCCCTGCCGGAGAGCTCAGCTTCCTGAGTTTAAATAAGCCATTTCATAGACTCATTGATGAGACTGAAGCCCCAGCTTCTGTGCCGCCCCCCATGTCAGCTGCCTATGAGAACAAAGAGGGTGGGCTTGCTATTGCaggagcagtgtggaaagggggCCAGGGGCCCTCCTCGGCTCCTAGCAGCATCCCGACAGGGacctgggagcagggaggagagagcctGCATGTGGAGGGCAGGAGGTGGCTACAGACAAGCTCTGGTCTGACaggcctcctgccctcctgggcccagcCCGGGGTCCTTACCTCGCTGTTGAGGAAACAGTAGAACACAGACACGAAGAAAccctggggtggagggagaaggcGGGTCAAGGGCCTGGGGTGGGTGTGGCGCCCCCAGCCTCTGGCTgcccccctcctctccccagctttGTGCCTCTGCCTAGGAGAATCCCCACCCAAGGAGGGGCAGGGGacgcgggggtgggggtggggggggggagtgaGGGCGGGGCAGCTGTACCTGGAAGGATTCCAGGAAGGAGTTGAAGTAGATGAAGACGACCCGGGAGACCTCGTCCTCCCCAGGGTTCACGAAGAACAGCATGTACGTGATGCCCAGCAGGGGAAGCAGCACCAGAGTGGCCTTCacagccttcctggaggaggagggggtggggaggcccaGGGTCACAGGCCACCCCAGGATGGGGCTGGGGCCTCTGGCTTGGTGAACAGGACCGGGTCTGGGGGAGGTGGGTGGCAGGTCCCAGGAAGGCCTGAGACAGGGGAGCTGGGGTTTCAGGAGGGACTGCAGGGCCTGGGGGGTGACCCTGGCTCAGAAGCTAGGCTCTCCGAAGCCCCCATGGGTGGGGGAAGCAGGACCAATTACCTGTACTGAATGGTCTCAGACGTGGTGGATGCCCGAAGTTTGGTCATGAGGATGCGGACGATGttgaaaaggaagataaaattgaTCTGCAATTTGAGCACACGGTGTGATGGTGTGGGCATGTATGAGTGCAAAATGTTAGGGGCAGGAGGTTGGGCCGACAGGTCAGGGACTCAGCCATCTCAGGTCTGGTCTTGGTTCCCTTGTCGTCATTCACATTGGCACATCCTGGCCCTGCATGTCCCACCTCTAGGCAAAGGGATCCTTTGGCTAGGGAGGCGCTGATGGCCCCTCCGGCCTGtgcccttctctcctgcccaCCTGCCCAGGTTCTTACCAGCAGGACCAAGATCATGGGGCCCTGGTAGATGTAGTCGGTGTACACGCCAGGCCTTTTGCCAAACCAGCACCTAGAAGGCCACAGAGGGGAGGCGAGAGGAGGGTCATGTGGGTCCAGTTCAGTGGCACAGGGAGGGGTAGTGGGTAGGACTGGGGCTGAAAGCCAGGCTCTGGGGGCCCCAATTCCAACCTTGGCAGAAGGTCAAGCCATTTGACCCCACCACAGTGCCTCAGCTATCCCACCTGCAGAATGGATAGCATCCTCTATTAGGAGGTGTAAACCTGAAGGCACGGAATTGTGGCAGGAGGGGATTGTGGGAAAGACCACTGAGCAGAACAGGCAGGGGCCCAACACACCACTGCTCCCCTCGGTCCCCACTGTGGCTCTGGCACATGCCCATGTGGTGCCTTGCACTGCAGCTTGTCACACAGTGGGCACCCAACAGCTAGCAATCCCTAAAGCCGTTTAACTGCGGCTTGAACCACCTTGAGGCAGATTCCACAGGTCCCACCTGTTGGGAGAGGCAGAATCGCTTTGCATTTTCCTGCATTTCCCTCCAGCAAGCTCTGGGGAGGTCTGGGGGGTGGTCAGGGACAGGGAGGTCCCATGTCCTTGTCCAGAGACCATGGCCCCGGGGATATGCAGACTCGTGCATGTGCCTAGATCTCATGATGCTTCCATAAACCAGAACTGagatttttatgtgaaacctCTTGACTCTTTAAAGGTTGGCAACAAATTCAAGTTTTCAAAAAACACTGTGCAGACCAAACGCAAGCTGTCTAGGGCCAGGTCCAGGCCTTGGCCTCTGGTTGTCAAGATTGTTTCTGATGTCTCAGCCCTGGATCCCTTCGCTGCAGTGTCAGCATCTTACCAGTAGGTGGGGCTCCAGAGCCGCTCGGAGGAACTTCAGCTTAGGCAACCTTTTCCGTccaagacacacacagacacccacacCGGGCagttcttcctctcctcccttgtACTCACACCTGCACACCTCCAGGCATAGGCGCCACCGTGCAGGCCACCACTCTGGGCATCACTGCCAGGCCCCCAGTTCTGTCTGTCAGCTGGCCACCCTCCCAGCTCCAACAGCTGTACAGAGGCGTGAGCGCCAGCTGGGCCCAAGGCAGGAAAGAGTCACCCTGATAAACATGAATATCATTTTCCAGGCTCCTTGTCGAGCCCAGTGAGGTTGCGGCGGCCCCCGCTCCCCTCTATGTGGGGGGAACAATTGTCACTGTGACGGAGGTGCCTGGCACCTCAGTCGGATGGTGGGTTCCTGAGAACACTTGGGCAGAGAAGATCCTGGCCCCTCCCTCAGCTGTCCATGTgccctttttctgtctctctcagtgGTTCTCGATCTTAGCTGcacatcagagtcacctgggcAGTTAAAAGACACCCCAGTGCTCAGGCCACACTCCAGACCAATTACATTCAACTACCCAGAGGTCAAGCCCGGGCGCCAGTACTTTGTAAGCTTCCTGGGTGATTCTGACGTGAGCTGAGGCCGAGACCCACCGCAGCGGAAACTTAGTTTTTGGGGGTGATTGGGAACACCTTCCTCCATTTATCCAGGCACCTCAGGACtgcagagctggaaggagcctcTGAGATGGTCTGGATCAATTTCTATTAAATCCATGGAATCTTTTGTTAAGTCAATCTTAATATTAATAGAAAACATTTATATGacgtttactatgtgccagatactattcCAAATGCTTAGCCCAGCTCAGGCAGAGCACTAGTCGGGAGCCCGGACTGACCAGCCCCAGCATCCTCcatttatagatggagaaactgtgGCCCTGACAGGGCAGGTGATGTGGCTGCAGGCCCCTGGGGAGTGtcgggcagagctgggctgggagcCTGGACCTCGGGGCTCAGGGGCCCTGAGGGCGGTGACGGGAAGGAGGTGACTTACTTCTCGTTGTCGTAGTAGAGTTTCCCAATGGCCCAGGCCACGATGATGGGGAAAGGCACACCTGGGGGAGAGACCGGCTGTCCCAGAGCCTGACGGTGGGGTCTGGGGAATGCAGGGCCTGGAGGCCCCCCGTGCAGCCCAGGGCCTAGAGGCGGGCAGTGGTTCCCTGGGGTAGAGTCTGTACTCTACGCCCACATGCCCCCTTCAAGATGTCCCcgccacccccaacccccaagtAGGGGCAGAGGGCTGTGGCGCATACCCCCACCCCAAGCTGGCCTCAACTTCTCAGGCGCCCAGCCAGCTGGGCTGagtgtgggggaggagagggcagccccgccagggcagggggctggcccgctCACCCCAGCCGATGCAGATGAACATCCACTTGCGCAGCCGGTCAGTGGAGTAGGTGAGCACGATGGCCGTGTGCAGGTAGCAGCCCTCTCCAAACATCCAGAAGAAGTTGGTCACGTGGAAGTAGTTGTAGGCGGCTGTCACCAACCGGCACCAGccctgcagccccacccccatcAGAGATGACGATGAGCCAGGGCAcgggtgggggcagcagcagcaccgACCCTCTGCCTGGGCCTCCTCTCGGCAGGATGGGGCACCCCCCAGGCTCCACTCCTGTTCTATGGACCATAaggcctggcccctggccctccttctcccttcctctgaccCTGGGCCTGCCCCTTCAGGACGCACCACGTTGCTCTGGTGGACTTCAGGGCTCATGGTGAGCTGGACCACGAACCATGTGGCATTGCGCAGGATGAAGGCCGAGATGAGGTTCCAGTGGATGATGTTTCTCAGGCATCGGATGCTCCTAGGAGCAGCAAGGGAGGGTGGGTGATAGaagcaaggggaggagagagaggatgagggACAAGTTGCCAGCATCACCCCAGCCCAGGTGTatggttgaggaaactgaggctcagcaaggagCTGACTGGCTAGGTCACACTGGGAGGTGGTAGCAGAGGCTCTCCTGATGCTCCATGGGGCCCTTCCTACTTGTGGCCTGCCCAGCTCTGGGGCAGAGCCTGGCACCTAGGTGGTGCTCCAGGGACCAGGGGCTGCTTACTTGTTGGAGATGCCCCTTCTCCCGGGGGCCCCTCTGCTCCCTATAGTTCCAGGTTTGAGGGCCAGAAAACATCAAAGGCTTCCAGCAGATGCCTCACTCCCAGCTTTCAGCCTCATGCtcagctctgctccctccccccCATTCCTGGCACTGACCTGCCTGGCACTGCCACTGGCATGCTTGGCAGTAGTGCTGGACCAAGGCAGGTGTAAACCCAAAGGGGCTCCAGCATCCTGGTCTCTTAAATGGGTGCAACTGGTCTGGGAGTGGGTGATACAGGTGAGCCTGGGCTTTGGCCATCCCATCTTCCCGCCAGCAGTTACTGGTCAGGGGCAGAAGCGCCCCTCCCAGGAGTTCCAAGACACTTGGGACTCCTACATCTGTCACCCCTCCCACTGAGGTGAGGGGTCAGGATCCCCCTTCCCAGCAGCCGCAGCCCAGAGCTGCCCTGCCTCTTACTTCTCCACCCTGCTTAAGGCCCAGGGACAGTGCTGGGACCTTCTCACCTGAGCCGCAGAAAGAGGACAAAGGCCACCAGGAGGGCCACCAGGGAGATGCAGTGGCCCAGGTAGTTGATGATGACAGCGACATGGTAGTGTACCTTGCTCTTCTtctgaggtgggagagaggggcaGAAGTGAGGCTCCCACACAGCCGCACCCCTGCGCTCACGGACGTGTGAGGACGGCCCCATGGGTGGCCGGGACAGAGTGATCATGGTAACAAAGCTATCCCTCTTCCTGCGCCCCGACCCGTGTCAAGCATTGCCGAGGGCAGCGGCGTCCAATTTGAGGGTATCTCTCTGCCCTGGAATCCCACGCTCTGTCCACTGCTCTGTGCTGTCAGACAAGTATCCGTGACCTTGAGTCTCCACATCATGCAGGGTTCCCCACTCTGCGTGCACAAACGCGTGTGCACAGCTCACAGCTGTGCTCTCACGCTCACATTCCCACTTAGTCCTAGCACCGGGGGGCCCTCGGGGTGCAGACCTCTAGGACTTCCTTCCTGCACCCATTTCTGAGTTGACCCACCATCTCCTCCATCAGCCCTAACTCCCTCCTGTCGCAGTTGAGGCCGCTCCTATAGGTAAGGAGAGGAAGGGTGGTCGCTGTGGAGCAGCATCCAGAGAATCATTAAAAACCAGAGAAAATCTCTTAGGGGCCATAACTCGCTTCCTCGGTCCCACCCCTGGCCCAGGAGGTCTGCTCGAAGTGAACAGGGTCCTGACCCGGGACTCTAACAGAGTCTCCAGTGTTATTAGTTCATTTCATACACTGAAGGAAGCTGGAAACATCGTGGTCCCGTCTCCAAgcaatgtaagctccatgagtgACAAAGCCTTCCTATTTACAGAGTATTTCATATCTTTATCTTCTCAACCCCTCAAGGAACCCCGTGGGAACAGCTGAAAGGGGTGTGGACTTTACTTTGCAGAAAACCAGGCCCAGAAGTATGCTGACTCATTCAAGGCCACTCAACTTCAAACCGCTTCTTACCTGCACAAGGTATTCAGGCTGCAAATGGTCCCCACCCAATAATGGGGGGCTGGTGGTCCCCAGTGCCCGGCTCTATGCAGACTCCTGCTCCCCAAGAGCAAAACCCCCATTCACCCTTTTCTAGGTCCTGTGAGGGCAGGGCTAGAGAGCCAGAGTGTGGATGTTGGAAAACAACCGGCTTTTCAAAGAGAAGTCCCTGTTAGCACCCCCTCCCTTACCCTTTCCAAGCTCTGGGGTGGGGCTAGGGAATGATGATGCACAGAAACTGGCCAGTATTGACAAAAAGGTGAGCTCACAGAGGACTTATGTGTTTTTTGAGCCACCAAAGAGCTCCTGGCTCTCCGTGGACCTTCCTGTCAGAATTAGAGAGCCCACGGATGTCATAGCTAGTCCTAAGGGATCAAATCCAGCCCCACCCAtcttccagctgaggaaactgaggcccaaactCACCCACCCAGGGACAAGGGATGCGCCTCTGCGGCAGGACCCCAGCAGGCATCTGAGAAGGGGCCAAGCCCTCCCTCCTTGCTCTCCCTGGCCCCCGCCGCATCCCTTCTGAAGGGGCGTCCTCACTGAAGAAGCTCTGGGGTCCAGGAGGCCCAGGGAGCTCTGTGCTAGGGCCTGGTTTTCCTGGCAGAGGCTGTCAGGAGCATAGCAGGAAATCACATTAGCAACTCAGGTCTCAGAAGGGGCGAGACCCAGGGGGCTGTAAATGGAGGCAGGcgagagagggcagagggcagagggtaGTCATCACAGCCACGCAAATGGGGAGCGTCCTTGAGTGCCTGGCTGTCATAGATGCCAAATCCAGAGACTCCAGAAGACGTGCACACATCCAGCCTGTCTGCAGCTGGtacctcatttccttttattaaattttccatAATCTACCCTGTGAAGCCCCCGGGTAGTAACAACGTCTGTGGGAGCCCAGACCCGCGTGGTGTCCCCGCTCTGTTCACAGGCTCAGGTGGACGAGACAGCAGAGTGTGTAGGGAGGCCCTTTGCCACCACCTGCCATCAGCtgccccccgccccggccactGCAGCAGGCCATGCCTGGGTCATTTGCTTTAGGGTGGGATGGgtcatttattaagcacctcctGTATACTGGGCACTGCATCAGGCACTTTACAGACGTCATTGCTTTTCCTTGTCGCTGCTGCCCTCAGAGACTATCCATCTGTCCTTTTTTCCAGCTGAAGAGGCTGCATAACTGGCCCAAGCCACCCAGCCAGCAACTGGAATTCAGGTCTGCTTGACCTTAAAGACTCTCGTGCCCTGTCCCCACAGTGCACTTCTTGGGGGAAAAGGAGGGGCTGAAGACAGAGGCATTCTGTCCATCCTGGCCCAGGATCCTCGGAGAGCTTCTGCAGGAGGATGGGGCTCCACAGGGATTTTCTCCACCGAGGCTCAAAGGGGAGAATTCGGCCAAACCATTCGGGGTGCCGTGTCTGCGTGACTCAAGCTGTGTGATGCAAACTGAGAAACAGCGAGTCAGCTGGGAGTTACAGTGCAGAGAGAGGCCGAGAAGactgctggagagacagcagtgTCACCCCAAGAGACGACCAGAGTCACCAGGACAGATAGCCAGAGACACCCTTTGAGATGGCCAGCAATATCCTGAGAGGCGGTCAGTGACACCAGAAAGAACAGCCAGCTACATCGTAAGAGATACCCAGTGACACTCCAAGAGACCCTAATGACACCCTAAGAGACATCAGTGACCTCCTGAGAGAAAGCCACCATTCACTGCAGACGCAGCTAGGTGTTTGAAGGACAAACGGACACAGCCAATCTCTGGGGACCTGATCAGTACTCTGTCCCTGTCCAATTTGGAGACCTAAGACTGGCAGT
It includes:
- the CRHR1 gene encoding corticotropin-releasing factor receptor 1 isoform X3; its protein translation is MGRRPQLRLVKALLLLGLNPISASLQDQHCESLSPASNISGLQCNASVDLIGTCWPRSPAGQLVVRPCPAYFYGVRYNTTNNGYRECLANGSWAARVNYSECQEILTEEKKSKVHYHVAVIINYLGHCISLVALLVAFVLFLRLRSIRCLRNIIHWNLISAFILRNATWFVVQLTMSPEVHQSNVGWCRLVTAAYNYFHVTNFFWMFGEGCYLHTAIVLTYSTDRLRKWMFICIGWGVPFPIIVAWAIGKLYYDNEKCWFGKRPGVYTDYIYQGPMILVLLINFIFLFNIVRILMTKLRASTTSETIQYRKAVKATLVLLPLLGITYMLFFVNPGEDEVSRVVFIYFNSFLESFQGFFVSVFYCFLNSEVRSAIRKRWHRWQDKHSIRARVARAMSIPTSPTRVSFHSIKQSTAV
- the CRHR1 gene encoding corticotropin-releasing factor receptor 1 isoform X2, with translation MGRRPQLRLVKVAHVVSVSQALLLLGLNPISASLQDQHCESLSPASNISGLQCNASVDLIGTCWPRSPAGQLVVRPCPAYFYGVRYNTTNNGYRECLANGSWAARVNYSECQEILTEEKKSKVHYHVAVIINYLGHCISLVALLVAFVLFLRLRSIRCLRNIIHWNLISAFILRNATWFVVQLTMSPEVHQSNVGWCRLVTAAYNYFHVTNFFWMFGEGCYLHTAIVLTYSTDRLRKWMFICIGWGVPFPIIVAWAIGKLYYDNEKCWFGKRPGVYTDYIYQGPMILVLLINFIFLFNIVRILMTKLRASTTSETIQYRKAVKATLVLLPLLGITYMLFFVNPGEDEVSRVVFIYFNSFLESFQGFFVSVFYCFLNSEVRSAIRKRWHRWQDKHSIRARVARAMSIPTSPTRVSFHSIKQSTAV
- the CRHR1 gene encoding corticotropin-releasing factor receptor 1 isoform X4, coding for MSPEVHQSNVGWCRLVTAAYNYFHVTNFFWMFGEGCYLHTAIVLTYSTDRLRKWMFICIGWGVPFPIIVAWAIGKLYYDNEKCWFGKRPGVYTDYIYQGPMILVLLINFIFLFNIVRILMTKLRASTTSETIQYRKAVKATLVLLPLLGITYMLFFVNPGEDEVSRVVFIYFNSFLESFQGFFVSVFYCFLNSEVRSAIRKRWHRWQDKHSIRARVARAMSIPTSPTRVSFHSIKQSTAV
- the CRHR1 gene encoding corticotropin-releasing factor receptor 1 isoform X1, which produces MGRRPQLRLVKREKEENGGKGRPREVERLRPGERKALLLLGLNPISASLQDQHCESLSPASNISGLQCNASVDLIGTCWPRSPAGQLVVRPCPAYFYGVRYNTTNNGYRECLANGSWAARVNYSECQEILTEEKKSKVHYHVAVIINYLGHCISLVALLVAFVLFLRLRSIRCLRNIIHWNLISAFILRNATWFVVQLTMSPEVHQSNVGWCRLVTAAYNYFHVTNFFWMFGEGCYLHTAIVLTYSTDRLRKWMFICIGWGVPFPIIVAWAIGKLYYDNEKCWFGKRPGVYTDYIYQGPMILVLLINFIFLFNIVRILMTKLRASTTSETIQYRKAVKATLVLLPLLGITYMLFFVNPGEDEVSRVVFIYFNSFLESFQGFFVSVFYCFLNSEVRSAIRKRWHRWQDKHSIRARVARAMSIPTSPTRVSFHSIKQSTAV